One window of the Leptotrichia trevisanii DSM 22070 genome contains the following:
- a CDS encoding S41 family peptidase, with protein sequence MKKNKIVQAVLGLVLVSMPLFAATTIIKTSRNDKNTSAGYSKDTTELNRIVDVINIIENNYVGKEATPSKKELYEGAVAGVVNRLKDPYSEYLSKADLADFSEDMEGEYVGVGMSISKKKGEALEVISPFIGSPAEKVGIKIKDKVIKVDGKDILPLTANETVKLLKGKEGTKVDLEVVREGKKEPMKFTLTRAKIKLEMVESKMLENNIGYVSLLRFGNHVGAEVEKAIKDLQAKGMKGLILDLRSNPGGSLQEAQDISSLFVKEDLIVYLKYKNGQQRNYNRTSKNLGNFPLIVLTNKASASASEIVTGAIKDYKRGTIIGEKTFGKGIVQQVIPLRTEDAIKLTIAQYFTPKGHYIHEKGIEPDIEVKMEELLALKGYANDSEQARKNREKEIEEIIIKDKGKEEATKIISAGDVQLKRAVEEMNKKIIGTGKRK encoded by the coding sequence ATGAAAAAAAACAAAATAGTACAAGCAGTATTGGGATTAGTATTGGTAAGTATGCCTTTGTTTGCGGCAACTACTATAATAAAAACATCAAGAAATGACAAAAATACAAGTGCCGGATATTCAAAAGATACGACGGAACTGAACAGGATTGTGGATGTAATAAATATTATTGAAAATAATTATGTTGGAAAGGAAGCTACTCCAAGCAAAAAGGAACTTTATGAAGGGGCAGTTGCAGGAGTTGTAAACAGACTTAAGGATCCTTATTCAGAATATTTGTCTAAAGCAGATCTGGCAGACTTTTCTGAAGATATGGAAGGTGAATATGTTGGTGTTGGAATGAGCATTAGCAAGAAAAAAGGGGAAGCTCTTGAAGTTATTTCACCATTTATCGGAAGTCCGGCTGAAAAAGTAGGAATTAAAATAAAAGATAAAGTTATAAAAGTTGATGGGAAAGATATTTTACCACTTACAGCAAATGAAACTGTAAAACTTTTGAAAGGTAAGGAAGGCACAAAAGTTGATTTAGAAGTAGTTAGGGAAGGTAAAAAGGAACCAATGAAGTTCACATTGACAAGAGCAAAAATCAAACTGGAAATGGTTGAAAGCAAAATGCTTGAAAATAACATCGGTTATGTGAGTTTATTAAGATTTGGAAATCACGTTGGAGCCGAAGTTGAAAAAGCTATTAAAGATTTGCAAGCTAAAGGAATGAAGGGATTAATCCTGGATTTACGTTCTAATCCAGGAGGATCACTGCAGGAAGCACAGGATATTTCTTCACTTTTTGTAAAAGAAGACTTAATCGTTTACTTGAAATATAAAAATGGACAACAAAGAAATTATAACAGAACTTCAAAAAATCTAGGTAATTTCCCATTAATCGTATTGACAAATAAAGCAAGCGCAAGTGCTTCGGAAATTGTAACAGGTGCAATTAAAGACTACAAACGTGGTACAATTATTGGAGAAAAGACATTTGGAAAAGGAATTGTGCAGCAAGTTATACCTTTGAGAACAGAAGATGCCATAAAACTTACTATTGCCCAATACTTTACGCCAAAAGGACATTACATTCATGAAAAAGGAATTGAGCCGGATATAGAAGTGAAAATGGAAGAGCTTCTTGCACTAAAAGGATACGCAAATGACAGTGAGCAAGCTAGAAAAAACAGAGAAAAAGAAATTGAGGAAATTATTATAAAAGATAAAGGTAAGGAAGAAGCCACTAAAATTATTTCTGCGGGAGATGTTCAGTTAAAAAGAGCAGTCGAAGAAATGAATAAAAAAATAATCGGAACAGGAAAAAGAAAATAG
- the ylqF gene encoding ribosome biogenesis GTPase YlqF — MNINWYPGHMKKTKDLIVENLKIIDIVIEILDARIPISSKNPDISKLANNKKKIIVLNKVDLINSKEWKIWEDYFLENNFSDYFVALSVEKGTNFNELRKITDKIYAEKLEKMKKKGLRKTEVRAMIVGIPNVGKSKFINKFVNKNKARVGNTPGFTRGKQWIKIDEKLELLDTPGVLWPKFEDDEVAYNLAITGSIKDNVLPLEQVAMKFLDKLKDLGKIQNLVKVYNLEEYTADEEILGLENYKILEILEKRLGVSKNDEHNYEIISRRILKDYRMGKIGRFFLEIPKN, encoded by the coding sequence ATGAATATAAACTGGTATCCGGGGCATATGAAGAAAACGAAGGATTTGATTGTGGAAAATCTTAAGATAATTGATATTGTGATTGAGATTTTGGATGCAAGGATTCCGATTTCTAGTAAAAATCCAGATATTTCAAAGTTGGCAAATAATAAAAAGAAGATTATTGTGCTGAATAAGGTGGATTTAATTAATAGCAAGGAATGGAAGATTTGGGAGGATTATTTTTTGGAAAATAATTTTTCTGATTATTTTGTGGCTTTGAGCGTGGAAAAAGGGACAAATTTTAATGAGTTACGGAAAATTACGGATAAAATTTATGCCGAAAAATTGGAAAAGATGAAGAAAAAAGGGCTTCGTAAAACTGAAGTAAGGGCGATGATTGTTGGGATTCCTAATGTTGGGAAGTCTAAATTTATTAATAAATTTGTAAATAAAAATAAGGCAAGAGTGGGGAATACTCCAGGATTTACACGTGGAAAGCAGTGGATAAAAATTGATGAAAAATTGGAACTGCTAGATACACCGGGGGTTTTATGGCCAAAATTTGAAGATGATGAAGTGGCTTACAATCTGGCAATTACTGGTTCGATAAAGGATAATGTGTTGCCACTTGAGCAAGTTGCAATGAAATTTTTGGATAAATTAAAGGATTTGGGAAAAATTCAGAATTTGGTGAAAGTATATAATTTGGAAGAATATACAGCTGATGAGGAAATTCTGGGATTGGAAAATTATAAGATACTGGAAATTCTGGAAAAAAGACTGGGAGTTTCTAAAAATGATGAACATAATTATGAAATTATTTCAAGAAGAATATTGAAAGATTACAGAATGGGAAAAATAGGAAGATTCTTTTTGGAAATTCCTAAAAATTAG
- a CDS encoding glycosyltransferase family 4 protein, protein MRIGIFTDTYRPQVNGVVSSIMTLEKELRKLGHKVYIITTTDPDAPQVEPNVLRIPSMEFKPLPQYRLGMIYSSKIIKKIKRLELDIIHSQTEWGVGTFSRFAAVNLEIPLVHTYHTLYEYYTHYIFGSRFVSAGKKIAAAISKFYCEKCNALIVPTRKVEDILYSYGVDQTMNIIPTGLELDKFYRGNYSDEDLEFMRESFGIEKSDFLCVYIGRIAEEKSIDLLIDMFSKIKDENFKFMIVGRGRILDDLKNQAEKLDISDRVIFTGEVPHDKVAAYYQMGDVFLNASISETQGLTFVEAMAAKTPVVARYDLNLEDLLVKNEAGLVYRTEEEFINSIMLLKEDKEFREKIIENAFVASQDYTAQKFGERVEAVYKKTIEEYDSRESFTIFRGEKFLQQIRRWTSLKSSGRSPWSK, encoded by the coding sequence ATGAGAATTGGGATATTTACAGATACGTATAGGCCTCAAGTAAACGGAGTTGTGAGTTCAATTATGACACTTGAGAAGGAGCTTAGAAAGCTAGGGCATAAGGTGTATATTATTACTACGACTGATCCTGATGCGCCACAAGTCGAGCCTAATGTCTTGCGAATACCAAGTATGGAATTTAAACCGTTGCCACAGTATCGGCTAGGAATGATTTATTCTTCAAAAATAATAAAAAAAATAAAGAGATTGGAGCTAGATATTATTCATTCCCAGACAGAATGGGGAGTGGGGACATTTTCGAGATTTGCTGCGGTTAATTTGGAAATACCGCTTGTTCATACGTATCATACTTTGTATGAATATTATACACATTATATTTTTGGTTCGAGATTTGTTTCAGCTGGGAAAAAGATTGCAGCTGCAATTAGTAAGTTTTATTGTGAAAAATGCAACGCTCTAATTGTGCCTACACGAAAAGTTGAGGATATTTTGTATTCTTACGGTGTTGATCAGACAATGAATATTATTCCAACTGGACTGGAACTGGATAAATTTTATCGTGGGAATTATTCAGACGAAGATTTGGAATTTATGAGAGAAAGTTTTGGGATAGAGAAGAGTGATTTTCTTTGTGTGTATATCGGACGGATTGCCGAAGAGAAAAGTATTGATTTATTAATTGATATGTTTTCCAAAATTAAGGATGAAAACTTTAAGTTTATGATTGTCGGGCGTGGAAGAATTTTGGATGATTTAAAGAATCAGGCTGAAAAACTTGATATTTCAGACAGGGTTATTTTTACAGGGGAAGTGCCACATGATAAGGTGGCAGCTTATTATCAGATGGGGGATGTATTTTTGAATGCGAGTATATCGGAAACACAGGGGCTTACATTTGTAGAGGCAATGGCTGCAAAAACGCCTGTTGTGGCAAGATACGACTTGAATTTGGAAGACTTGCTTGTAAAAAATGAAGCAGGGCTTGTTTACAGAACAGAAGAGGAATTTATTAATTCTATAATGCTTTTAAAGGAAGATAAGGAATTTCGGGAGAAAATTATCGAAAATGCTTTTGTCGCTTCACAGGATTACACAGCACAAAAATTTGGGGAAAGAGTGGAAGCGGTTTATAAAAAAACAATAGAGGAGTATGATAGTCGTGAAAGTTTTACTATATTCAGAGGGGAAAAGTTCCTTCAGCAAATCCGGCGTTGGACAAGCCTTAAATCATCAGGTAGAAGCCCTTGGAGCAAATAA
- a CDS encoding divergent PAP2 family protein, whose translation MSGGILFGNRLLDVAAISCFSAQFYKVFFPVFKGQKPQWARLVQTGGMPSSHASTVVSLVTGVFLLKGFSSIEFAISMVFAGIVLYDATGVRQQAGKHAKALNTLVDAIEHHDGIEIINEKFKELLGHTPVEVFWGSVLGVVIGLLFKGYILG comes from the coding sequence ATGAGTGGAGGAATACTGTTTGGAAACAGGCTTCTTGATGTTGCGGCTATTTCATGCTTTTCAGCACAGTTTTACAAAGTTTTTTTTCCTGTATTCAAGGGACAGAAGCCTCAGTGGGCAAGACTTGTCCAGACTGGTGGAATGCCAAGTTCCCACGCTTCAACAGTTGTTTCCCTTGTAACAGGTGTATTTTTACTAAAAGGATTTAGTTCAATCGAATTTGCAATTTCGATGGTATTTGCAGGAATTGTCCTGTATGATGCGACAGGAGTAAGACAGCAGGCTGGAAAACACGCCAAAGCCTTAAACACACTGGTGGACGCCATTGAACATCATGATGGCATAGAAATAATCAATGAAAAATTTAAGGAGCTTCTTGGACATACACCGGTGGAAGTGTTTTGGGGAAGTGTTCTTGGAGTTGTTATAGGACTTTTATTCAAAGGATATATATTAGGTTAG
- the yhbY gene encoding ribosome assembly RNA-binding protein YhbY, whose protein sequence is MIQLSSKERAFLKKLAHNLDPIVRIGKDGIDENVLKSIAEVVKKRELIKVKILQNSSVEFDREMATEVAQKTKSVFVDKIGNVLIFFKPKTTKDAKITPEFNEFRKSKKNNR, encoded by the coding sequence ATGATACAGCTTTCAAGTAAGGAGAGAGCTTTTTTAAAGAAATTGGCACACAATCTGGATCCAATTGTGAGAATCGGAAAGGATGGAATTGATGAGAATGTACTAAAATCAATTGCCGAAGTTGTGAAAAAAAGAGAACTGATAAAAGTAAAAATTCTGCAAAATTCATCAGTTGAATTTGATAGGGAAATGGCAACAGAAGTTGCCCAAAAAACAAAATCAGTATTTGTGGATAAAATAGGAAATGTATTAATATTTTTCAAGCCCAAGACTACAAAGGATGCAAAAATTACGCCTGAATTTAATGAATTTAGAAAAAGTAAAAAAAATAATAGATAA
- a CDS encoding TlyA family RNA methyltransferase: MKKRLDLILVEREFFETREKAKREIMVGNVIVNEQVVTKAGTMFKDNDELNIRIKEKLKYVSRGGLKLEKAIKTWDLDFSDKLVLDIGASTGGFTDCALQNGARRVYSVDVGKNQLDWKLRNNEKVVSLEEMHIKDLKEEDIGNEKADIIVIDVSFISLTKVIPYFEKFLKKNGKIVMLVKPQFEVGREKIGRNGVVENEEYHDEAIKKIISFSKECGYELAGVGDSPIKGAKGNKEFLMLLKFS; encoded by the coding sequence ATGAAAAAAAGATTGGATTTAATCCTAGTGGAGCGGGAGTTTTTTGAAACGAGGGAAAAAGCCAAGCGGGAAATAATGGTTGGAAACGTTATTGTAAATGAACAGGTTGTAACAAAGGCTGGAACAATGTTTAAGGACAATGATGAGCTAAACATCCGTATTAAAGAAAAATTAAAATATGTCAGTCGTGGTGGATTGAAACTGGAAAAAGCCATAAAGACTTGGGATTTGGATTTTAGTGATAAATTAGTGCTTGATATTGGGGCATCTACAGGCGGATTTACAGACTGTGCATTGCAGAATGGGGCAAGGCGTGTGTATAGCGTTGATGTTGGAAAAAATCAGCTTGACTGGAAATTGAGGAATAACGAAAAAGTTGTTTCGCTGGAGGAAATGCACATAAAGGATTTGAAGGAAGAGGATATTGGAAATGAAAAGGCTGATATCATCGTAATTGATGTTTCTTTTATTTCCTTGACAAAGGTTATTCCATATTTTGAAAAATTTCTTAAAAAAAATGGAAAAATTGTAATGCTGGTTAAGCCACAATTTGAAGTTGGAAGGGAAAAAATTGGAAGAAATGGTGTTGTAGAAAATGAAGAATATCATGATGAAGCCATAAAAAAAATAATTTCCTTTTCAAAGGAATGCGGATACGAACTGGCTGGTGTAGGAGATTCGCCAATAAAAGGAGCGAAGGGAAACAAAGAATTTTTAATGTTATTAAAATTTTCATAG
- a CDS encoding glycosyltransferase family 4 protein, with amino-acid sequence MIVVKVLLYSEGKSSFSKSGVGQALNHQVEALGANNVEITQDPEDDYDLAHINTVALKSYEVLKQAKKKGKPVIYHTHTTYEDFRGSIKGSYVLSPIIKFWTKKLYNEADYLISPSEYTKNLIKSKYLEKEKEIRVISNGVNINKFNKNEALKEKFLNEYKSVYDINKPLIITAGLPFERKGIKDFVKVAQECSDYQFLWFGSSSVKSMLPDKIQKIIENPPRNLIFPGYVDKDILIGAFSAAKAFLFMTYEENEGIVVLEALSAKLPLVVRDIPVYEDWLEDGKTCFKARNNEEFCEKIRSIVENNVENLDKLTEQAYNIAKERDLFNVGKKYKEYYEYILNQKK; translated from the coding sequence ATGATAGTCGTGAAAGTTTTACTATATTCAGAGGGGAAAAGTTCCTTCAGCAAATCCGGCGTTGGACAAGCCTTAAATCATCAGGTAGAAGCCCTTGGAGCAAATAATGTTGAAATTACACAGGATCCGGAAGATGATTACGATTTAGCACATATAAATACAGTTGCATTAAAGTCGTACGAAGTATTAAAACAGGCCAAGAAAAAAGGCAAGCCTGTGATTTATCATACACATACGACATATGAGGATTTTCGTGGGAGCATAAAGGGAAGTTACGTTTTGTCACCAATTATAAAATTCTGGACAAAAAAATTATATAATGAAGCAGATTATTTGATTTCCCCATCAGAATACACTAAAAACCTTATAAAATCAAAATATTTGGAAAAGGAAAAAGAAATTAGGGTAATTTCAAATGGCGTAAATATAAATAAATTTAATAAAAATGAGGCTTTAAAAGAAAAATTTTTAAATGAGTATAAATCGGTTTATGACATAAATAAACCATTAATTATAACGGCTGGATTGCCTTTTGAGAGAAAAGGGATAAAAGATTTTGTAAAAGTGGCACAGGAATGTAGCGATTACCAATTCCTTTGGTTCGGCTCGTCAAGTGTAAAATCAATGCTGCCTGACAAAATACAGAAAATCATCGAAAATCCTCCCAGAAACTTGATTTTTCCAGGATACGTTGATAAAGATATTTTAATCGGAGCATTTAGTGCCGCTAAAGCCTTTTTATTCATGACGTATGAGGAAAATGAAGGAATCGTGGTGCTGGAAGCACTTTCAGCAAAATTACCGCTTGTAGTGAGGGATATTCCTGTGTATGAAGACTGGCTGGAAGATGGGAAAACATGCTTTAAAGCTAGGAATAATGAGGAATTTTGTGAAAAAATAAGAAGCATTGTGGAAAACAATGTGGAAAACTTGGATAAATTAACGGAACAGGCTTATAATATCGCAAAAGAACGAGATTTGTTCAATGTAGGAAAAAAATACAAAGAATATTATGAGTATATATTAAATCAAAAAAAATAA
- the mrdA gene encoding penicillin-binding protein 2, whose protein sequence is MRELDKEEKNIRFIVFLVLVGAVFLLLVARLFTLQVLNASEYAEQALQNRIRTNIIKATRGEIYDREGKLLAKNTTGYQVIHLHTHPLDPKDVALLKEVKNMTEEQIDARLSQERKAVAKRIKETIFDINKISQITGYQVDYLIDRFFKQQRMGTDKRILVIEDLEKQVALKAIEKIDNDRIDIVEYNKRYYPEDSLASHVIGYVKPISEKEFKDLEKEGYRNSDLIGKKGVERSYDKEMKGQDGRENVEVDAKGNVIRQMETTESVAGKNVYLSLDMELQKYMTDAFIGKSGAFIAMEAKTGKIITFVSNPEISLNLLSSRIPDNQWNELVNSKAKPLVNKGIAGLYPPGSTFKAITGMGILESGISPYATVNSTGQYRYGRLIFRDSHKHGSGITNFAKSIEQSVNTYYYVFSQKAGVQNIVKYAKEFGIGSKTGIDIPGELAGALPSPEWKKKRFKKKQDQRWLPGDLINMSIGQGYVLATPIQIASAYQAIANNGVQLKPTVVDRFVTYSGKVENNTPKVVRKLNVSPKNLKLLQNALKLPVSGYGGTAKLLRIGGYPVSAKTGTAQNSGFGDNHSWIAGYFPSDNPQIVFVSIVEGGGYGGVASGNVALKFILKYRDKYVIKKVQQEILKKKEEENKKQQEANNNKKVANR, encoded by the coding sequence ATGAGAGAATTAGATAAAGAAGAAAAAAATATACGGTTTATAGTTTTTCTTGTTCTTGTGGGAGCAGTTTTTTTACTATTGGTGGCAAGATTATTTACATTACAGGTATTAAATGCGTCTGAATATGCGGAACAGGCGTTACAAAATAGAATTAGAACTAATATAATAAAAGCTACACGTGGAGAAATCTACGATAGGGAAGGGAAATTACTTGCGAAAAATACAACAGGTTATCAAGTAATCCATTTACATACACATCCGTTGGATCCAAAAGACGTGGCTTTATTAAAAGAAGTAAAGAATATGACGGAAGAACAGATAGATGCAAGACTTTCACAAGAACGGAAAGCGGTTGCAAAGCGTATAAAGGAGACAATATTTGATATAAATAAAATAAGTCAAATTACAGGTTATCAAGTTGATTATTTGATTGACAGATTTTTTAAGCAACAAAGAATGGGAACGGATAAAAGAATTCTTGTTATTGAAGATTTGGAAAAACAAGTCGCATTAAAGGCAATCGAAAAAATTGATAATGACAGAATTGATATAGTTGAGTATAACAAGAGATACTATCCTGAAGATTCTCTGGCTTCCCACGTTATTGGATATGTAAAGCCAATCAGTGAAAAGGAATTTAAGGATTTGGAAAAGGAAGGTTACAGAAATAGTGATTTAATTGGGAAAAAAGGTGTGGAACGTTCTTATGATAAGGAAATGAAAGGGCAGGACGGAAGAGAAAATGTCGAAGTTGATGCCAAGGGAAATGTTATAAGACAAATGGAAACAACTGAAAGTGTCGCAGGGAAAAACGTCTATTTATCACTTGATATGGAATTGCAAAAATATATGACAGATGCTTTTATAGGTAAAAGTGGAGCTTTTATCGCAATGGAGGCAAAAACTGGGAAAATTATTACATTTGTCAGCAATCCTGAAATCAGCTTGAATTTATTAAGTTCAAGAATACCTGATAATCAGTGGAATGAATTGGTAAATTCAAAGGCAAAGCCGCTAGTAAATAAGGGAATTGCTGGACTTTACCCGCCAGGATCGACTTTTAAGGCAATAACTGGAATGGGTATCTTGGAATCGGGAATTTCACCATATGCGACAGTAAATTCAACGGGACAATATCGATACGGAAGGTTAATATTTAGAGATTCGCATAAACACGGAAGTGGAATAACTAACTTTGCAAAATCTATTGAGCAATCTGTAAATACATATTATTATGTTTTTTCTCAGAAGGCTGGAGTTCAAAATATAGTAAAATATGCAAAAGAATTTGGAATTGGATCCAAAACGGGAATTGATATTCCGGGAGAGCTGGCGGGAGCATTGCCAAGTCCTGAATGGAAGAAAAAAAGATTTAAGAAAAAACAGGATCAGCGATGGCTACCGGGAGATTTGATAAATATGTCAATAGGGCAAGGTTATGTATTGGCAACTCCTATTCAAATTGCTTCTGCTTATCAGGCCATTGCAAATAATGGAGTTCAGTTAAAACCTACAGTTGTTGACAGATTTGTAACTTATTCAGGAAAAGTTGAAAATAATACTCCAAAGGTTGTAAGAAAATTAAATGTCAGCCCAAAAAATCTGAAATTGTTACAAAATGCTTTAAAATTGCCTGTAAGTGGTTATGGAGGGACTGCAAAACTGTTAAGGATTGGAGGCTATCCAGTTTCTGCAAAGACAGGGACTGCACAAAATTCAGGCTTTGGAGATAATCACTCGTGGATTGCAGGATATTTTCCATCAGACAACCCTCAAATTGTATTTGTATCCATTGTAGAAGGTGGAGGATACGGGGGAGTAGCTTCTGGAAATGTGGCACTTAAATTTATACTGAAATATAGAGATAAATACGTTATTAAAAAGGTACAGCAGGAAATATTGAAAAAGAAGGAAGAAGAAAATAAAAAACAACAGGAAGCAAATAATAATAAAAAAGTAGCAAATAGATAA
- a CDS encoding ribonuclease J — MSEKEKAEFGNQTFKRNFSKKEDVNKIKSGMKRFRRKSTNRRHLDEKNETRYIPRVNDRNRHIDRKVEGKEKEEKMYVIPLGGIEEVGKNMTAFQYKDEIIVVDAGLTFPEDEHLGIDVIIPDFSYLESNRHKIKGLLLTHGHEDHIGAIPYFYQKLGTENIPMYGGRLTLALAKAKFEKKDAKLPKEKVISGRTILKVSKYFTVEFISVTHSIADCYAICIKTPAATILHSGDFKVDLTPVDGEGFDFGRLAQLGEEGVDLLLSDSTNAQIPGFTPSERTVGESLKDEFAKADGRIILAAFASHVHRLQQIVNIAAKHGRKIAIDGRSMVKIFEICSNLGYLKIPKDIMIDIDKVETYPADKVLILCTGTQGEPLAALSRIANGTHKYISLREGDTVVISATPIPGNEKAATKNINQLMKRDASVVFEKGIGIHVSGHGCQEEQKLMLNLVKPKFFLPVHGEYAMIKKHKELAMAVGVPEKNVILSENGAKLELSQSQFRHVGKVPSGATFIDGFGIGDIGNAVLKDRQNLADDGIVIISISQYRNGKFNKQVELVTRGFVYNKDAENLLSETKELVRLELSSMENEGIKEIGKIKQRIRAKVGEFLNKETDREPIILPIIMEV; from the coding sequence ATGTCAGAAAAAGAAAAAGCTGAGTTCGGAAATCAAACTTTTAAGAGAAATTTTTCAAAAAAGGAAGATGTTAATAAAATAAAATCAGGAATGAAAAGATTTAGAAGGAAAAGTACGAACCGAAGACATTTAGATGAAAAAAACGAAACACGTTATATTCCAAGAGTAAACGACAGGAATAGACACATAGACAGAAAAGTTGAGGGAAAAGAAAAAGAAGAGAAAATGTATGTAATCCCACTTGGAGGAATTGAGGAAGTTGGAAAAAATATGACAGCTTTTCAATATAAGGATGAAATTATTGTGGTGGACGCAGGGCTTACTTTCCCTGAAGATGAGCATTTGGGAATAGATGTTATCATTCCGGATTTTTCATATCTGGAGTCAAATAGACACAAAATAAAAGGCTTACTTTTGACACACGGGCATGAAGATCACATAGGGGCAATCCCTTATTTCTATCAAAAATTAGGGACAGAAAACATTCCTATGTATGGTGGAAGACTGACACTTGCACTTGCAAAGGCAAAATTTGAGAAAAAAGATGCAAAACTTCCAAAAGAAAAGGTAATTAGCGGCAGAACGATTTTAAAAGTATCAAAATACTTTACAGTGGAATTTATAAGCGTAACGCACAGTATCGCAGACTGTTATGCAATTTGTATAAAAACTCCTGCGGCAACAATTTTACACTCTGGAGATTTTAAAGTTGACTTGACACCAGTTGATGGGGAAGGATTTGACTTTGGAAGATTGGCTCAATTAGGGGAAGAAGGTGTGGACTTACTGCTTTCAGACAGTACAAATGCACAGATTCCTGGATTTACGCCATCGGAAAGAACAGTTGGAGAAAGTTTGAAGGACGAATTTGCAAAAGCTGATGGGAGAATTATTTTGGCTGCATTTGCCTCACATGTACATAGATTGCAGCAAATTGTAAATATTGCGGCAAAACACGGAAGAAAAATCGCAATTGATGGAAGAAGCATGGTAAAAATCTTTGAAATCTGTTCAAACCTTGGATATTTAAAAATACCAAAAGATATAATGATAGACATTGATAAAGTTGAAACGTATCCAGCTGATAAAGTGCTTATTTTATGTACTGGAACACAAGGGGAACCACTTGCGGCACTTTCAAGAATTGCAAATGGAACGCATAAATATATTTCGCTAAGGGAAGGGGACACAGTTGTAATTTCGGCAACACCTATTCCAGGAAATGAAAAGGCTGCCACTAAAAACATAAATCAGCTTATGAAACGTGATGCAAGCGTTGTATTTGAAAAAGGAATCGGGATACACGTATCAGGGCATGGTTGTCAGGAAGAGCAGAAATTAATGTTAAATCTTGTAAAACCTAAGTTCTTTTTGCCTGTGCATGGTGAATATGCGATGATAAAAAAACATAAGGAACTGGCAATGGCTGTCGGAGTGCCTGAAAAAAATGTTATTTTATCAGAAAATGGAGCAAAACTGGAATTATCCCAAAGCCAATTCAGGCACGTGGGAAAAGTACCTAGTGGTGCGACATTCATTGATGGATTTGGAATTGGGGATATTGGGAATGCCGTGTTGAAAGATAGACAGAATCTGGCGGATGATGGAATAGTCATTATTTCGATTTCTCAATATAGAAATGGGAAGTTTAATAAACAGGTGGAACTTGTAACACGTGGATTTGTATATAATAAAGATGCGGAAAACCTGTTATCTGAAACAAAAGAGTTAGTCAGGCTGGAACTTAGCAGTATGGAAAATGAAGGAATAAAGGAAATAGGTAAAATTAAACAGAGAATAAGGGCAAAAGTAGGAGAGTTCCTAAATAAAGAAACAGACAGGGAGCCTATAATTTTACCGATTATAATGGAGGTTTAG
- the rsmI gene encoding 16S rRNA (cytidine(1402)-2'-O)-methyltransferase — MFYVVGTPIGNLEDITFRAIKVLKEVEYIFAEDTRITKKLLSHYEIQKTVYQYHEHNKLHQITNIINLLKDEKTIALVTDAGTPCISDPGFELVNEILKAGIKVVGIPGASSIVTGASISGLDMRRMAYEGFLPKKKGRQTLFNKLKEEERTIVILESPNRILKTLKDVKEYLGERYIVITRELTKIYEEIIRGNVSEIIKKLEEKPIKGEIVLFIRAINDDGIYLKNQ, encoded by the coding sequence ATGTTTTATGTTGTTGGTACACCAATTGGAAATTTAGAGGACATAACTTTTAGAGCGATAAAAGTTTTGAAGGAAGTTGAATATATCTTTGCAGAAGATACAAGAATTACAAAAAAACTTCTTTCCCATTATGAAATCCAGAAAACAGTGTACCAATACCATGAGCATAATAAACTTCATCAGATCACAAACATTATCAATCTTCTAAAAGATGAAAAAACAATTGCACTTGTAACAGACGCTGGAACACCGTGTATTTCAGATCCTGGCTTTGAGCTGGTAAATGAGATTTTGAAGGCTGGGATAAAAGTTGTTGGAATACCAGGAGCCTCGTCGATTGTAACAGGTGCAAGCATTTCAGGACTGGATATGCGAAGAATGGCATATGAAGGCTTTTTACCAAAGAAAAAAGGTAGACAGACACTTTTCAACAAATTAAAGGAAGAAGAGCGGACTATTGTAATTTTGGAGTCTCCAAACAGAATTTTGAAAACTCTAAAGGATGTGAAGGAGTATTTGGGAGAACGTTACATTGTAATCACAAGGGAACTTACCAAAATTTACGAAGAAATAATCCGTGGAAATGTTTCTGAAATTATAAAAAAGTTGGAAGAAAAGCCAATTAAGGGAGAAATTGTTTTATTTATAAGGGCTATAAATGATGATGGTATTTATTTAAAAAATCAATAA